A stretch of Kaistella flava (ex Peng et al. 2021) DNA encodes these proteins:
- a CDS encoding response regulator transcription factor → MSNRILLVEDDQSFGAVLKDYLSINNFEVTLATDGEQGLKEFTENEFDICIFDVMMPKKDGFSLAEDVKRIDKNIPIIFLTARNMREDILKGYQLGADDYITKPFDTELLLYKIKAILQRSATAENDEQEQFKISNIFFDSMLRQLRVNENDYKLSPKENELLKLLCQHRNDFMPRDLALRKIWKKENYFTARSMDVYIAKLRKLLKEDDGLEIINVHGEGFRLLVKN, encoded by the coding sequence ATGAGCAACAGAATCTTATTAGTAGAAGACGACCAGAGTTTTGGTGCGGTTTTGAAAGATTATTTATCGATAAATAATTTTGAAGTAACCTTGGCTACAGATGGTGAGCAAGGTTTAAAGGAGTTTACGGAAAACGAATTTGATATTTGTATTTTCGATGTGATGATGCCGAAGAAAGATGGATTCAGTTTGGCAGAAGATGTAAAAAGAATTGATAAAAATATACCGATCATTTTCCTTACCGCGAGAAATATGCGTGAAGATATTTTGAAAGGTTACCAATTGGGTGCTGATGATTATATCACCAAACCTTTTGATACGGAACTTTTATTATATAAAATTAAAGCAATTCTGCAAAGAAGCGCGACGGCTGAGAACGACGAACAGGAACAATTTAAGATCAGTAATATTTTCTTTGATTCAATGTTGAGACAATTAAGAGTAAATGAAAACGATTACAAGCTTTCACCAAAAGAAAATGAATTGCTTAAATTACTTTGTCAGCACAGAAATGATTTTATGCCAAGAGATTTAGCTTTAAGAAAAATCTGGAAGAAAGAGAATTATTTCACTGCTAGAAGTATGGATGTTTACATTGCTAAACTCAGAAAATTACTGAAAGAAGATGATGGTTTAGAAATCATCAACGTACACGGAGAAGGGTTCCGTTTGTTGGTGAAAAATTAA
- a CDS encoding TAT-variant-translocated molybdopterin oxidoreductase, with amino-acid sequence MASNKIQFRSIQELKDPSLNGRLAAKEFQTEIPVGEKLSGNQSTESGPSRRDFLKLLGFSTAAVTLAACEAPVIKTIPYVVKPHEIIPGVPNYYASTFFDGSDFASVLVKTREGRPIKIEPNPLAKHLGKTSARTQAAVLSLYDNDKVKQPKFDGKDETFDKVDSFVLKGLSEAQAGGKRIVVLSHSFPSPTFKKLFGDFKAKYPTAELVTYDALPHTAALDAAQEVFGQRSLPVYDLSKTQLVVSFQADFLGEFNGGSLETSYALARTPGKDMLRHIQVESNMTLTGANADTRVRLKPSAVNKVLVEVYNGLNGGSVSKEAGELVKELQEKGSNAVVFADGSKAAHVLANLINQKLASNAFTGKANFLKEFDAERYEQLLAWMNAGQVGVLIANNVNPIYSNNKGEEFRKSLEKVPYVIAVADKKNEMYKAAKAVIPVANWLESWGDMTPETGVYTLMQPTIQKIFKSRQIEESLLVWMNGKDNPANNYYDYLKANAATLIGGTTFNKALYSGVIEGGNTATLAYTGGDSAKAISELTGFKASDLELVLYTKTAIGDGTQANNPWLQELPDPITRMTWDNYLTMSPKDAARLGIENELNGRMQLDGSMVNVTVNGVTIKDVPVYIQPGQADGAVGLALGYGKKNSGKVAESGVNAYPLFDGSNLVVSNVKIEKTGGEHEFAGMQLQNTLMGRYEIAREVPLDDFLNVKFDDEKLGWNKPLEYHTIGGALPAGKIDLWDAFDDTDGPHFNLSVDLNSCTGCGACVIACQAENNVPVVGKDEVRMSRDMFWLRIDRYYSNDIPAEMDLNKDGKLSEYEAVAADLNVPGMYGHFMNKESGILNHPATNPDVIFQPVMCQHCNHAPCETVCPVAATSHGKQGQNQMAYNRCIGTRYCANNCPYKVRRFNWFTYNLNDKFDFNQNNDLGRMVLNPDVVVRTRGVMEKCSMCIQQTQNVILEAKKEGRVIRDGEFSTACVDACSTGAMKFGDMNDKSSEIRALFGTNRRYTLLEEIGTKPNVFYHTKVRNRKNNF; translated from the coding sequence ATGGCTTCAAATAAAATACAATTCAGAAGTATTCAAGAACTGAAAGATCCGAGCTTAAACGGACGATTGGCTGCAAAAGAATTTCAGACTGAAATTCCGGTAGGCGAAAAGTTAAGCGGAAATCAATCAACTGAATCTGGTCCTTCCAGAAGAGATTTCTTAAAACTATTAGGATTCTCTACGGCAGCGGTTACTTTGGCTGCTTGTGAAGCTCCAGTAATTAAGACGATTCCATATGTGGTAAAACCGCACGAAATCATTCCAGGTGTTCCTAATTATTACGCCTCAACTTTTTTTGATGGATCTGATTTCGCCAGTGTTCTAGTTAAAACAAGAGAAGGTCGTCCAATTAAAATTGAACCGAATCCACTTGCTAAACATTTAGGTAAAACAAGTGCAAGAACGCAAGCTGCAGTTCTTTCATTATATGATAACGATAAAGTAAAGCAACCAAAATTTGACGGTAAAGATGAAACTTTCGATAAAGTTGACAGTTTCGTTTTAAAAGGTTTATCTGAAGCGCAAGCTGGAGGAAAAAGAATCGTTGTTTTATCGCATTCATTCCCTTCACCTACATTCAAAAAATTGTTTGGTGATTTCAAAGCAAAATATCCTACGGCTGAACTCGTAACTTACGATGCACTTCCACACACTGCAGCTTTAGATGCAGCACAGGAAGTATTCGGACAGAGGAGTTTACCAGTATATGACTTATCGAAAACACAATTAGTGGTTTCTTTCCAGGCAGATTTCTTAGGCGAATTTAACGGAGGTTCTTTAGAAACTTCATACGCTTTAGCAAGAACGCCAGGTAAAGATATGTTGAGACACATTCAAGTGGAATCTAACATGACTTTAACCGGAGCTAATGCTGATACAAGAGTTAGATTAAAGCCAAGTGCTGTAAATAAAGTTTTAGTAGAAGTTTATAACGGACTAAACGGTGGAAGCGTAAGCAAAGAAGCTGGAGAGTTAGTTAAAGAACTACAAGAAAAAGGAAGCAACGCTGTTGTTTTCGCTGATGGTTCTAAAGCGGCTCACGTTTTAGCCAACTTAATTAATCAAAAATTAGCCTCAAATGCTTTCACTGGGAAAGCGAACTTCTTAAAGGAGTTTGATGCTGAAAGATATGAGCAGTTATTAGCTTGGATGAATGCGGGACAGGTTGGTGTATTAATCGCCAATAATGTAAACCCAATTTATTCTAATAACAAAGGAGAAGAATTTAGAAAATCTCTAGAAAAAGTTCCTTACGTTATTGCTGTAGCTGATAAGAAAAACGAAATGTACAAAGCAGCGAAAGCTGTAATTCCTGTAGCAAACTGGTTAGAAAGCTGGGGAGATATGACACCGGAAACTGGTGTTTATACTTTAATGCAGCCTACGATCCAAAAAATATTTAAATCAAGACAGATTGAAGAGTCTCTATTGGTTTGGATGAATGGAAAAGACAATCCAGCTAATAATTATTATGATTATTTGAAAGCGAATGCTGCAACTTTAATTGGTGGTACTACTTTTAATAAAGCACTTTATAGTGGTGTTATTGAGGGTGGTAATACTGCAACACTTGCTTATACAGGTGGTGATTCAGCAAAAGCTATTTCAGAATTAACAGGTTTCAAAGCCTCAGATTTAGAATTAGTTTTATATACAAAAACTGCAATAGGAGACGGAACTCAGGCAAACAATCCTTGGTTGCAAGAATTGCCAGATCCAATTACCAGAATGACTTGGGATAACTATTTAACCATGTCACCGAAAGATGCTGCAAGATTAGGAATCGAAAACGAGCTTAATGGAAGAATGCAGTTAGACGGTTCAATGGTAAACGTGACTGTAAATGGCGTAACGATTAAAGATGTTCCAGTATATATCCAACCAGGTCAGGCTGATGGAGCAGTGGGATTAGCTTTAGGTTACGGTAAAAAGAATTCAGGAAAAGTTGCCGAATCTGGTGTTAATGCATATCCTTTATTTGACGGTTCTAACTTAGTTGTTTCAAATGTAAAAATTGAGAAAACTGGTGGTGAGCACGAATTTGCAGGAATGCAACTTCAGAATACATTAATGGGTCGTTATGAAATCGCGAGAGAAGTTCCTTTGGATGATTTCTTAAACGTGAAATTTGATGATGAGAAATTAGGATGGAACAAGCCTTTGGAATATCATACAATTGGAGGAGCTTTGCCAGCAGGTAAAATCGACCTTTGGGATGCTTTTGATGATACCGATGGTCCTCACTTTAATTTATCAGTTGACTTGAACTCTTGTACAGGTTGTGGCGCATGTGTCATCGCTTGTCAGGCTGAAAATAACGTTCCTGTTGTTGGTAAAGATGAAGTAAGAATGTCGAGAGATATGTTCTGGTTAAGAATTGACCGTTATTATTCCAATGATATCCCTGCGGAGATGGATTTGAATAAAGATGGTAAACTTTCTGAGTATGAAGCTGTTGCGGCAGATCTTAATGTACCAGGAATGTATGGTCATTTCATGAATAAAGAAAGTGGAATATTAAATCATCCGGCTACTAATCCAGATGTAATCTTCCAACCGGTAATGTGTCAGCACTGTAACCACGCTCCTTGTGAAACTGTTTGTCCTGTGGCAGCAACTTCTCACGGTAAGCAAGGTCAGAATCAAATGGCTTATAACAGATGTATTGGTACAAGATATTGTGCGAATAACTGTCCTTATAAAGTTCGTCGTTTCAACTGGTTTACATATAACCTTAACGATAAATTCGACTTTAATCAAAATAATGATTTAGGAAGAATGGTGTTGAATCCGGATGTTGTTGTAAGAACAAGAGGGGTTATGGAAAAATGTTCTATGTGTATTCAACAAACACAGAATGTAATTCTGGAAGCTAAAAAAGAAGGTAGAGTCATCAGAGACGGTGAATTCTCTACAGCTTGTGTTGATGCATGTTCTACTGGAGCAATGAAGTTTGGTGATATGAATGATAAGAGTTCTGAAATTAGAGCACTTTTCGGCACCAACAGAAGATATACTTTGCTGGAAGAAATTGGTACTAAACCAAACGTATTCTACCACACCAAAGTGAGAAACAGAAAAAATAATTTTTAA
- a CDS encoding c-type cytochrome, with protein sequence MISWRKHYKRGLIAIGLLLLTSASIYAQGDAKNGEKLFKANCTACHALDKQLVGPALGGIVDLVKKEQNLDTDWLHKWIKDNKALRASGDKYANEIFEKFNKTEMTAFPNLTDQEIDDILEYTTNPPAPELAAEAAGEGAVDNNSVAALEAAKMQSMNSKIILLSLLAIGGLLVWLLLKLKQLVKLQQTDELTGLNASRAISFADLYRKYDYIGKGILVVLGVLAAYGLWNWMMWIGVYKGYKPEQPIHFSHRIHAGENKIDCQLCHSSAKYGKVSEIPSMNVCMNCHRSISEYNGKYMEPGKDKAFYDGEIQKIYASTGWDPASQKYTGKTQPVEWTRIHNMPDFVYFNHAQHVVVGEQAILNSYNQKNPNAKIDIVCKACHGQVDTMNVVQMANDFTMGWCIECHRTTEVDMNNGYNKEYFKNLHDKLKKQYGSGAKITVDAIGGLECGKCHY encoded by the coding sequence ATGATTAGTTGGAGAAAGCATTACAAAAGAGGTCTCATCGCAATAGGTCTATTGTTGTTGACCAGTGCTTCTATTTACGCTCAAGGAGATGCTAAGAACGGTGAAAAGCTTTTTAAAGCAAATTGTACCGCCTGTCACGCATTGGACAAACAGCTTGTTGGTCCTGCTTTGGGTGGCATAGTAGACTTAGTTAAAAAGGAGCAAAATTTAGACACGGACTGGCTTCATAAGTGGATTAAAGACAATAAGGCTTTAAGAGCTTCAGGCGATAAGTACGCGAACGAAATTTTCGAAAAATTTAATAAAACTGAAATGACAGCATTTCCTAATCTTACTGATCAGGAAATCGATGACATTTTAGAGTACACAACAAATCCACCAGCACCGGAGCTCGCAGCAGAAGCGGCAGGGGAAGGAGCGGTAGATAATAATTCGGTTGCTGCTTTAGAGGCTGCAAAAATGCAATCGATGAATTCGAAAATTATTTTGCTTTCACTTTTAGCGATTGGTGGTTTATTAGTTTGGTTGCTTTTGAAATTGAAACAGTTGGTTAAACTGCAACAAACAGATGAGTTAACAGGACTTAATGCCAGCAGAGCAATTTCTTTTGCAGATCTGTACAGAAAATATGATTACATCGGAAAAGGAATCTTAGTTGTTCTAGGGGTTCTTGCTGCTTATGGATTGTGGAACTGGATGATGTGGATTGGAGTGTATAAAGGTTATAAGCCTGAGCAACCGATTCATTTCTCACACAGAATTCACGCAGGAGAAAACAAAATTGACTGTCAGCTTTGTCACTCTTCCGCAAAATATGGTAAGGTTTCTGAAATTCCTTCTATGAATGTTTGTATGAACTGTCACCGTAGTATTTCTGAATACAATGGAAAATATATGGAGCCAGGAAAAGATAAAGCATTCTATGATGGTGAGATTCAAAAAATCTATGCATCAACTGGATGGGATCCTGCTTCACAAAAATATACTGGTAAAACACAACCTGTAGAGTGGACAAGAATTCACAATATGCCGGACTTTGTTTACTTTAATCACGCTCAACACGTGGTGGTAGGAGAGCAAGCAATCCTTAATTCTTATAATCAGAAAAATCCTAATGCGAAAATAGATATCGTTTGTAAAGCTTGTCACGGACAGGTAGATACCATGAATGTGGTGCAAATGGCAAATGATTTCACAATGGGATGGTGTATAGAATGTCACAGAACTACTGAGGTAGATATGAACAATGGTTATAATAAAGAGTACTTCAAAAATCTACACGACAAACTGAAAAAACAGTACGGGTCAGGTGCGAAAATCACTGTAGATGCAATTGGAGGTCTTGAGTGTGGTAAATGTCATTATTAA
- the nrfD gene encoding NrfD/PsrC family molybdoenzyme membrane anchor subunit: MSGHYEAPIREPLIIGHKTYHDITEDIARPVEERAGKLWWVSFWIALALFIYGFGCIAYTIGTGIGAWGLNRTNNWGWDITNFVWWVGIGHAGTLISAVLLLFRQRWRMSVNRSAEAMTIFAVVQAAIFPVIHMGRVWVGYWVFPLPNQFGSLWTNFNSPLLWDVFAISTYFSVSTVFWFMGLIPDFAMIRDRAKTPWTKRIYTFLAFGWGGKAKHWQRFEELSLVLAGLATPLVFSVHTTVSFDFATSVIKGWHSTIYPPYFVAGAVFSGFAMVQTLLLVARKVAHLEDYITMYHIEIMNIVIIVTGGMVTVAYGTEYFIAWYSGSRFEDFTYLSPGAATGPYWWAFWALIICNLVVPALFWFKKVRTNIMATFIIALIINIGMWFERFDIIVINIARDYLPSSWTMFKPSIIDVGVFLGTIGFFGVLFLLYARTFPVIAQAELKTILKISGETYKAKEEEDEHH; encoded by the coding sequence ATGTCAGGACACTACGAAGCTCCGATAAGGGAACCTTTAATTATTGGTCACAAGACTTATCATGATATAACAGAAGATATCGCCAGACCTGTAGAGGAACGAGCAGGAAAACTATGGTGGGTTTCTTTCTGGATTGCATTGGCTTTATTCATTTATGGATTCGGCTGTATCGCATACACCATCGGTACCGGTATCGGTGCTTGGGGACTTAACAGAACCAACAACTGGGGATGGGACATTACCAACTTCGTTTGGTGGGTAGGTATCGGTCACGCTGGTACACTTATTTCTGCAGTATTACTATTATTTAGACAAAGATGGAGAATGTCTGTTAACCGTTCTGCCGAGGCGATGACCATCTTCGCGGTAGTTCAAGCGGCTATTTTCCCTGTAATTCACATGGGTAGAGTTTGGGTAGGATATTGGGTATTCCCTTTACCTAACCAGTTCGGTTCTCTTTGGACCAACTTTAACTCTCCTCTTCTTTGGGATGTATTTGCAATTTCTACGTATTTCTCCGTATCCACAGTATTCTGGTTTATGGGATTGATTCCGGATTTTGCGATGATCAGAGACCGTGCAAAAACACCTTGGACAAAAAGAATTTATACCTTCCTTGCTTTTGGTTGGGGTGGAAAAGCAAAACACTGGCAACGATTCGAAGAATTATCTTTGGTTTTAGCAGGTTTAGCAACTCCACTTGTATTCTCGGTACACACCACGGTATCCTTTGACTTTGCTACTTCAGTAATTAAAGGATGGCACTCTACTATTTATCCACCATACTTCGTTGCAGGAGCAGTTTTCTCTGGATTCGCAATGGTACAGACTTTATTATTAGTTGCTAGAAAAGTAGCTCACTTAGAAGATTACATTACAATGTATCATATCGAAATTATGAACATCGTAATTATCGTAACAGGTGGTATGGTTACTGTAGCTTATGGAACTGAGTATTTTATCGCATGGTATTCTGGATCTAGATTTGAGGACTTTACTTATCTTTCTCCAGGAGCAGCAACCGGTCCGTACTGGTGGGCGTTTTGGGCATTGATTATTTGTAACTTAGTAGTTCCTGCATTATTCTGGTTCAAAAAAGTGAGAACAAATATTATGGCAACATTTATTATTGCTTTAATTATTAACATAGGAATGTGGTTCGAGAGATTTGATATTATCGTAATTAACATTGCGAGAGATTACTTACCAAGTTCTTGGACAATGTTTAAACCAAGTATCATTGATGTAGGAGTTTTCTTAGGAACAATTGGATTCTTTGGAGTACTGTTCTTATTGTACGCAAGAACATTCCCTGTAATTGCACAGGCAGAATTGAAGACAATCTTGAAAATATCAGGTGAAACTTATAAAGCAAAAGAAGAAGAAGATGAGCACCACTAA
- a CDS encoding DUF3341 domain-containing protein: MSTTKIVYGIYADDDDLLDGVKAFNDKGIAIAEVYTPFPVHGLDHALGLRKTRISDAAFIYAVYGLTIGILVTWYTMNHDWPMNIGGKPAFKWGTNMPAFVVPMFELMVFCAAHMMSLTFLFRNKMYPGCPPQNPDPRTTDDKFMMEFVTDNVDAVKQILIETGVEEITVKDA; encoded by the coding sequence ATGAGCACCACTAAAATAGTATACGGTATTTATGCCGACGACGATGATTTGTTAGATGGCGTTAAAGCGTTTAATGATAAAGGAATTGCTATTGCTGAAGTCTATACACCGTTCCCGGTACATGGACTAGACCATGCTTTAGGTTTAAGAAAAACAAGAATTTCTGATGCTGCTTTTATTTATGCAGTATATGGATTAACAATAGGAATCCTGGTTACTTGGTACACCATGAATCATGACTGGCCGATGAATATCGGTGGTAAACCCGCTTTTAAATGGGGAACCAACATGCCAGCATTTGTTGTTCCAATGTTTGAGTTAATGGTATTTTGTGCCGCGCACATGATGTCACTTACCTTCTTATTTAGAAATAAAATGTATCCTGGTTGTCCTCCTCAGAACCCTGATCCGAGAACAACTGATGATAAATTTATGATGGAATTTGTTACAGATAATGTAGATGCAGTAAAACAAATTCTGATTGAAACCGGAGTTGAAGAAATAACTGTAAAAGATGCTTAA
- a CDS encoding c-type cytochrome, producing MLKMTKNIFKITAILGCAAITLSSCSKENPPLVYFPDMYFPVAYDPLMKADIAYSDHENEIPAFAKLDGATGLGPVDGTVSQNPEGLADPAANKAMLPLEYNEGYDASKLITASPLDPANQEKDTKRGKLLFDQTCAACHGTAGDGQGPIVVSGAYAGVPKYADREITIGSVHYVLTHGRNSMGSYAGQLKPGDRWRVALYIMNEFKGGLTAAPAAVAANATPVANTAESSTSPKK from the coding sequence ATGCTTAAAATGACAAAGAATATATTTAAAATTACAGCAATCTTAGGATGTGCCGCAATTACTTTAAGTTCTTGTAGCAAAGAAAATCCACCTTTGGTTTATTTTCCCGATATGTATTTTCCTGTTGCTTATGATCCTTTGATGAAAGCTGATATTGCTTATTCAGATCACGAGAACGAAATCCCTGCATTTGCAAAATTGGACGGAGCAACTGGTTTAGGCCCGGTTGATGGAACTGTTTCGCAAAATCCAGAAGGACTTGCAGATCCAGCAGCTAATAAAGCAATGCTTCCTTTAGAATATAATGAAGGCTATGATGCTTCTAAGTTAATTACCGCTTCTCCTTTAGATCCTGCGAATCAGGAAAAAGATACTAAAAGAGGTAAACTGTTATTTGATCAGACTTGTGCTGCGTGCCACGGAACTGCTGGAGACGGACAAGGTCCAATCGTAGTGAGTGGAGCTTATGCAGGAGTACCAAAATATGCAGATAGAGAAATAACCATAGGTTCTGTACATTATGTATTAACACATGGTAGAAACTCAATGGGTTCTTACGCAGGCCAATTAAAACCTGGTGATCGATGGAGAGTTGCATTGTATATTATGAATGAATTTAAAGGAGGGCTTACTGCAGCTCCAGCCGCGGTTGCCGCAAACGCAACACCAGTTGCGAATACAGCAGAATCTAGTACGAGTCCTAAAAAATAA
- a CDS encoding SPOR domain-containing protein yields the protein MKNLFKIIVAISLFSTNIFEAQQVVTKDTISGTPLSIMMDQKVSDLLSNIEDKCATKTGTSSSNFDNEYSDNSSKTTTPKISVPEKELTNAEICRRNPRISGYKIQIAVVKSNEEAREVGMFFRRRFPNMKVETDASLRPNYKVLAGSYFTKQSAASDLAQIKKFFKDATSVQYRVFCVEAK from the coding sequence ATGAAAAACCTTTTTAAAATAATCGTCGCCATCTCTTTGTTTTCCACAAATATATTTGAAGCACAACAAGTTGTAACCAAAGATACTATTTCCGGGACGCCTCTTTCCATCATGATGGATCAAAAAGTAAGCGACTTATTAAGTAATATCGAAGACAAATGTGCTACAAAAACAGGTACATCCTCTTCCAATTTCGACAATGAGTATTCTGATAACTCATCAAAAACAACCACTCCGAAAATTTCTGTACCGGAAAAAGAACTTACTAACGCAGAAATCTGTCGCAGAAATCCAAGAATCAGTGGTTACAAAATTCAAATCGCAGTTGTGAAAAGCAATGAAGAAGCAAGAGAAGTTGGAATGTTCTTCAGAAGAAGATTTCCAAATATGAAAGTGGAAACGGATGCTTCTTTACGACCAAACTATAAAGTACTGGCCGGAAGTTATTTTACCAAGCAAAGTGCTGCAAGTGATTTAGCTCAAATTAAAAAGTTTTTTAAAGATGCAACGTCGGTTCAATATCGTGTTTTCTGTGTAGAAGCAAAATAA